A stretch of the Pseudomonadota bacterium genome encodes the following:
- a CDS encoding methanol dehydrogenase [cytochrome c] subunit — MKAKTLFVRLTWLITAGLTAGLTAGLTAGLTAGLTVGLAAGVQAYDGTKCRAPGDCWEPKPGYPEKVAGSKYDPKHDPEEINKQSDSIKAMEARNAKRVEHLKKTGKFEYDVSKL; from the coding sequence AAAACTTTGTTCGTTCGCCTTACCTGGCTCATCACCGCCGGCCTCACCGCCGGCCTCACCGCCGGCCTCACCGCCGGCCTCACCGCCGGCCTCACCGTCGGGCTAGCGGCTGGCGTTCAGGCCTACGACGGCACCAAGTGCCGGGCGCCTGGTGATTGCTGGGAACCGAAGCCCGGCTATCCCGAAAAGGTGGCCGGCAGCAAATACGACCCAAAACACGATCCGGAAGAGATCAACAAGCAGTCAGACTCCATCAAGGCCATGGAAGCGCGCAACGCCAAGCGCGTCGAGCATCTCAAGAAGACCGGCAAATTCGAATACGATGTGAGCAAGCTTTGA